A portion of the Hoplias malabaricus isolate fHopMal1 chromosome 1, fHopMal1.hap1, whole genome shotgun sequence genome contains these proteins:
- the papss2a gene encoding bifunctional 3'-phosphoadenosine 5'-phosphosulfate synthase 2a, with product MFGNNKQKMDHQRSTNIVYQDHHVSRNKRGQVIGTRAGFRGCTVWLTGLSGAGKTTIGFALEEYLVSHGIPCYSLDGDNIRHGLNKNLGFSEDDRQENIRRIAEVAKLFADAGFICITSFISPFSKDRDDAREVHEKSGLPFFEVFVNAPLEVCEQRDVKGLYKKARAGQIKGFTGIDSKYESPAAPELELRTGELSINESILLVVSLLKEQGIIPNGVAKEITELFVPKNKLSLVQSEAKTLPSISITKLDLQWVQVLAEGWASPLKGFMREREYLQVLNFCCLLDGAAINLSVPIVLPVDTETKERLIGCAAVVLNYQGKGIAVLRNPEFFQHQKEERCARQWGTTCPRHPYIKMVMESGDWLVGGELEVLERIKWNDGLDDFRLTPHELKQKFKEMKTDAIFAFQLRNPVHNGHALLMTDTRRKLKDRGYRRPVLLLHPLGGWTKDDDVPLDWRMKQHAAVMEDGILDPNSTIVAIFPSPMMYAGPTEVQWHCRARMVAGVNFYIVGRDPAGMPHPDTGQNLYDPTHGAKILSMAPGLTSVEIIPFRVAAYNKSKRAMDFYDKDRHSEFEFISGTKMRSLARSGQNPPEGFMSPKAWKVLTEYYTLIQKE from the exons gACCACCAGAGGTCCACTAATATTGTGTATCAGGATCATCATGTAAGCCGCAATAAGAGAGGACAAGTAATAGGAACGAGGGCAGGTTTCAGAGGATGTACTGTGTGGCTGAcag gtCTTTCAGGAGCTGGTAAGACAACCATAGGTTTTGCCTTGGAGGAGTATTTGGTCTCTCATGGAATCCCCTGCTATTCCCTTGATGGGGATAATATCCGTCATGGTTTAAATAAAAACCTGGGCTTCAGCGAAGATGACCGCCAGGAAAACATTCGCAGAATCGCTGAAGTCGCCAAACTGTTCGCGGACGCTGGGTTCATCTGCATCACCAGCtttatctcacccttctccAAG GACCGTGATGATGCTCGTGAGGTCCATGAGAAATCTGGTCTTCCTTTTTTTGAGGTGTTTGTGAACGCACCTCTGGAAGTTTGTGAGCAAAGAGATGTAAAAGGGCTCTACAAGAAAGCACGAGCCGGACAAATTAAAG GCTTCACAGGGATTGATTCTAAATATGAGAGTCCGGCCGCTCCGGAGCTGGAGCTGAGAACAGGAGAACTTTCCATCAATGAGAGCATTCTGCTAGTGGTCAGCCTTCTCAAAGAACAG ggtATTATTCCTAATGGAGTTGCAAAGGAGATCACTGAACTGTTTGTGCCTAAAAACAAACTGAGCCTGGTTCAGTCTGAGGCCAAGACTCTGCCCAGTATCTCCATCACTAAA ttggACCTGCAGTGGGTGCAAGTATTGGCTGAAGGTTGGGCCAGTCCCTTAAAGGGCTTCATGAGAGAAAGGGAGTACCTGCAAGTGCTTAATTTCTGTTGTCTACTAGATg GTGCCGCTATAAACCTGTCAGTGCCCATCGTCCTGCCGGTTGACACAGAGACAAAGGAGCGCTTGATTGGCTGTGCAGCAGTGGTGCTGAATTATCAAGGGAAGGGCATCGCTGTCCTTAGGAACCCAGAGTTCTTCCAGCATCAGAAAGAGGAAAGGTGTGCTCGGCAATGGGGAACAACCTGCCCCAGACATCCATATATAAAG ATGGTGATGGAGAGTGGTGATTGGTTGGTGGGAGGTGAGCTGGAGGTTCTGGAGAGAATCAAATGGAATGATGGACTGGATGATTTCCGCCTCACACCACATGAGCTCAAACAAAaatttaaagaaatgaaaacag ATGCCATCTTTGCATTCCAGCTGAGGAACCCGGTGCACAATGGCCACGCCCTGCTGATGACAGACACCCGCAGGAAATTGAAGGATCGTGGGTATCGTAGGCCTGTTCTGTTGCTGCATCCTCTGGGCGGTTGGACTAAAGATGATGATGTGCCACTGGATTGGAGGATGAAACAACATGCTGCTGTTATGGAGGATGGGATCCTGGATCCTAACTCCACCATTGTGGCCATCTTCCCCTCTCCAATGATGTACGCTGGACCTACTGAG GTTCAGTGGCACTGCAGAGCTAGAATGGTGGCAGGGGTTAATTTCTACATCGTGGGTCGAGACCCAGCTGGAATGCCCCACCCTGATACCGGACAGAACCTCTATGACCCCACCCATGGCGCTAAAATTCTATCTATGGCTCCTGGACTCACCTCAGTTGAGATCATCCCCTTCAGAGTTGCTGCATATAACAAGAGCAAGAGGGCCATGGACTTCTATGACAAAGACAG acactctGAGTTTGAGTTCATCTCAGGGACAAAGATGCGAAGTTTGGCCCGAAGTGGACAGAACCCTCCAGAAGGCTTCATGTCTCCAAAAGCCTGGAAAGTTTTAACTGAATATTACACATTGATACAGAAAGAGTAG